The proteins below are encoded in one region of Oncorhynchus kisutch isolate 150728-3 linkage group LG14, Okis_V2, whole genome shotgun sequence:
- the col10a1a gene encoding collagen, type X, alpha 1a — protein MLKMEVRVLSIFLLLVGLTAVHGSGSYIVKKVMKASPQYQPYSVKSHVVSVAGEPGTPGEPGPEGPPGPPGPAGERAVGQPGPEGPAGPPGPAGYSAPGKPGSPGGPGKPGVPGAAGEKGKVGAAGLQGPRGMPGPAGSPGPAGISSTGIPGPHGLPGAMGPRGETGLKGHPGVPGLSGAKGDRGVGIPGAQGETGAVGPMGPAGQPGAVGVGKTGKPGFPGEAGKSGSPGRDGGAGPIGLPGAKGHTGAPGVGQPGKPGDNGAPGMPGSSGPKGHQGATGATGAPGIPGYGKPGANGQKGERGVVGSSGTTGQKGEPGAHGFTGATGATGPMGPTGPQGARGFQGDTGAMGPKGDTGEMGPQGPKGYKGDQGAQGFQGKQGYTGATGPTGATGATGAPGNKGDTGHTGSTGASGVPGPAGPKGFPGRNGEAGEAGAAGAPGTRGPVGPAGPAGTPGLKGHPGFPGTPGPAGLAVKATPGPQGPPGLPGSDGQDGGQGPAGPPGPPGPPGEVIFEKSIGMSEVMVPTLVKVPMSAFSVSLASPYPPSGEPIKFDNEVYNAENHYDTTTGKFTCQVPGVYYFSYTIHVNGAHALVALYKNVKPVMFSYDEYNKGFLDQMSGSTVLMLDVNDTVYLQIPDDEANGVFAAENVHCSFSGFLIAST, from the exons ATGCTG AAAATGGAAGTAAGAGTATTGagcatcttcctcctcctggtgGGCTTGACAGCTGTTCATGGTAGTGGTTCATATATAGTGAAGAAGGTAATGAAGGCCTCCCCCCAGTACCAGCCCTACTCTGTGAAGAGCCACG TGGTGTCAGTGGCAGGAGAGCCCGGTACCCCAGGTGAGCCCGGCCCAGAGGGCCCCCCTGGCCCACCTGGCCCCGCAGGGGAAAGAGCTGTGGGACAGCCCGGACCAGAGGGCCCTGCCGGACCACCCGGACCTGCTGGCTACTCCGCACCTGGCAAACCTGGCTCCCCTGGTGGTCCTGGTAAGCCTGGTGTTCCTGGTGCAGCTGGCGAGAAAGGAAAGGTGGGGGCAGCTGGACTTCAGGGTCCCAGGGGCATGCCTGGACCTGCTGGAAGCCCCGGACCTGCTGGAATCTCTTCCACCGGCATACCTGGACCTCACGGTCTGCCCGGAGCAATGGGACCAAGGGGGGAAACAGGTCTTAAGGGACATCCAGGTGTGCCTGGTTTGTCAGGAGCTAAAGGGGACAGAGGAGTGGGTATCCCAGGGGCACAAGGTGAGACAGGGGCTGTGGGACCTATGGGACCAGCTGGGCAGCCTGGAGCAGTCGGTGTTGGAAAGACAGGAAAGCCAGGATTCCCAGGTGAGGCAGGAAAATCAGGTAGCCCAGGTAGGGATGGGGGCGCTGGTCCCATTGGATTGCCAGGTGCTAAGGGCCACACTGGGGCTCCTGGTGTAGGTCAGCCAGGAAAACCAGGTGATAATGGGGCTCCAGGTATGCCTGGTTCATCTGGTCCTAAAGGTCATCAGGGAGCAACTGGAGCAACTGGTGCTCCTGGTATCCCTGGATATGGAAAGCCAGGAGCAAATGGACAGAAAGGTGAAAGGGGAGTTGTAGGAAGCTCAGGTACAACAGGTCAGAAGGGTGAGCCAGGAGCACATGGATTCACTGGAGCTACTGGTGCTACTGGGCCCATGGGTCCCACTGGTCCTCAGGGTGCAAGAGGCTTCCAGGGAGATACTGGGGCAATGGGTCCCAAAGGTGACACAGGTGAAATGGGACCCCAGGGACCAAAGGGATATAAGGGAGATCAGGGAGCACAAGGTTTCCAGGGCAAGCAAGGTTATACTGGGGCAACAGGGCCAACTGGTGCCACTGGAGCCACTGGAGCTCCAGGTAACAAAGGTGACACTGGCCACACAGGTTCAACTGGTGCTTCAGGTGTCCCAGGACCTGCCGGGCCCAAAGGTTTCCCAGGGCGCAATGGTGAGGCAGGTGAGGCTGGAGCTGCCGGTGCCCCCGGTACCAGAGGCCCGGTTGGGCCTGCTGGTCCCGCAGGTACACCTGGCCTTAAAGGACACCCAGGTTTCCCTGGCACACCTGGCCCAGCTGGACTTGCCGTTAAGGCCACCCCCGGCCCTCAGGGTCCCCCTGGGCTCCCTGGTAGTGATGGTCAGGATGGTGGCCAAGGCCCTGCTGGACCTCCCGGCCCACCTGGTCCTCCTGGCGAGGTCATTTTCGAGAAGAGCATAGGCATGAGTGAGGTAATGGTGCCTACTCTTGTCAAGGTCCCAATGTCTGCTTTCTCTGTTTCCCTGGCTAGTCCTTATCCTCCATCTGGGGAACCCATTAAGTTTGACAATGAGGTGTACAATGCAGAGAATCACTATGACACTACCACTGGGAAGTTCACTTGCCAGGTCCCTGGAGTATACTACTTCTCATACACCATTCACGTGAATGGGGCTCATGCTCTGGTGGCTCTGTACAAGAACGTCAAACCGGTCATGTTCAGCTATGATGAGTACAACAAGGGCTTCCTGGACCAGATGTCCGGTAGCACTGTCCTTATGCTTGATGTGAATGACACAGTCTACCTTCAGATTCCTGATGATGAGGCCAATGGCGTCTTTGCCGCTGAGAACGTCCATTGCTCTTTCTCTGGGTTCCTTATCGCTTCAACGTGA